One segment of Proteus appendicitidis DNA contains the following:
- a CDS encoding type IV toxin-antitoxin system AbiEi family antitoxin, protein MYPDELFMENLYKNLPNRVKILEVDPCVDNQFSHDGVIKMELPNYNTYQFNAEIKLNINKQRIMSYNENLLYRDKSKFILISNYLTPKIQDYCIDNNINFIDSVGNVFINKKDLYLYISGRKGTHLLKKETQMSLGIMKLLFILLSDESNINLTYRDLADLSGISLGMVNKGMNYLKKNNLYRESGGHRRFIFSDDICMQWINDYGRILRPKLKSVYLSGDVNWLDIPLYDGEYWGGEVAASKLTNGYLIPENIQLFTPIPLMDRRKALNMIPVQFSHFQLVEIFWGKSYCLNKRAEALLSVAELVATQDERNIEIAKIINEQYLHIKNTFS, encoded by the coding sequence ATGTATCCTGATGAACTTTTTATGGAAAACCTTTACAAAAATCTTCCTAATAGAGTCAAAATCTTAGAGGTTGATCCTTGCGTAGATAATCAGTTTTCACATGATGGTGTTATAAAAATGGAATTACCCAATTATAATACTTATCAGTTTAATGCTGAAATAAAATTAAATATAAATAAACAAAGAATAATGTCATATAATGAAAATCTTTTATATAGAGATAAATCTAAGTTTATTTTAATCTCAAATTATTTAACGCCCAAAATTCAAGATTATTGTATTGATAATAATATTAATTTTATTGATTCAGTTGGAAATGTATTTATTAATAAAAAGGATCTTTACCTTTATATTTCCGGAAGGAAAGGCACTCATCTATTAAAAAAAGAAACTCAAATGTCGCTAGGTATAATGAAATTATTATTTATATTACTTTCTGATGAAAGTAATATAAATTTAACCTATCGAGATCTCGCTGATTTATCTGGAATATCTCTAGGTATGGTCAATAAAGGAATGAATTACCTTAAGAAAAATAATTTATACAGAGAGTCAGGAGGTCATCGTCGCTTTATTTTTTCAGATGATATCTGTATGCAATGGATCAATGATTACGGAAGGATTTTACGTCCTAAATTAAAATCAGTTTATCTATCTGGTGATGTAAATTGGTTAGATATCCCACTTTATGATGGTGAATATTGGGGGGGAGAAGTGGCCGCATCTAAGTTGACTAATGGTTATCTTATTCCTGAGAATATTCAATTATTTACACCTATTCCTTTAATGGATAGAAGAAAAGCGCTTAATATGATCCCCGTTCAATTTAGTCATTTTCAGTTGGTTGAAATATTTTGGGGAAAATCATATTGCCTAAATAAAAGAGCTGAGGCTTTATTATCGGTTGCTGAATTGGTTGCAACACAAGATGAACGTAATATTGAAATAGCGAAGATAATAAATGAACAGTATTTACACATTAAGAATACCTTTAGCTGA
- a CDS encoding ferredoxin family protein, which produces MSQVNVDVKLGVNKFNVDEENPHIVLKDDIDPAQFAILMKACPAGLYKKDEKGQYLFDYAGCLECGTCRVLCGETILKKWEYPCGTLGIEFRYG; this is translated from the coding sequence ATGAGTCAAGTCAACGTAGATGTTAAATTAGGCGTCAATAAATTTAATGTAGATGAAGAAAATCCACATATTGTCTTAAAGGATGATATTGATCCTGCACAATTTGCAATCTTAATGAAAGCTTGCCCCGCGGGGTTATATAAAAAAGACGAAAAAGGGCAATATCTTTTTGATTATGCAGGATGTTTAGAGTGTGGTACTTGTCGTGTTTTATGTGGCGAGACGATTTTAAAAAAATGGGAGTATCCGTGTGGCACATTAGGCATTGAGTTTCGTTACGGCTGA
- a CDS encoding DNA repair ATPase: MSEILDTNREQEILDSAVAQGGAYEILRKRLTEQGQQLHQKATELNQHRLDEFGQSQMDIIGRIRIRTENNCQARDIVRVGEWLLFGYNVFLGLKREIHLEDVFSLYRLIENEGEFDVEAVPYENTFLNDNRFIQDFTELYTYYKNTQLLQLVERDGKLLASFQIGARITDVRVFRWAISSDKQRIEYIDNRGERDIALPPAYDFEWTKTQREDTVNGRFPHINILDTVFVETTGGDLTVKCENNTEDGLGIYREAVLDKNQSLDDAQIEYAQTGSLILLKILPYREENWRYLVYNMLTQTVQRIDAIGQACVQLPEDHGIIFPGGYYLQNGEYKTFDQPMEGMYFRRLRRSPNGEDVLYVFYSPSQGRLALFNYNMIERKLAVPLVGHGYAMLEDGKMVLFEGEGEEATRVHPMQVWQTPFYSEEFADKQPPRNGFYGRIGNADLVRGISEILHVAKEIEGDQISIARYEQLSSQPKNLLDLYYWFNDEHCLGIGKLLKDIAQTSELVLDEYEKVESIRQQSAKSMLEAVNRQKSLLTLTLPDSWTDIQQFVDSLNSLNAHRGHLISLREFRYMDLTKLSAMETEITEAQQRVSQATALFLASDKALQPFKTQLVTFENLIEKAQNSAQLDIPMNDMEKMSADLDMLSNLMASLTFQDVTQQTQIIDAISQIYAQLNQSRARLQQKRKSQSSIESVAQFGAQFRLFSQGITNALSLATDPERCDDQLSRLLLQLEELESQFSHHDEFLDDILAKREELVETFESHKQVLLDDRQRRSQSLLTAANRLLENLQRRTSRLQSQDELNAFFASDPLSLKTREIIEKLREINDNVKADDIDARLKSFRDQAIRILRDKTDIFEDGGNVIKLGPRHRFSVNTQELDLTILPKEDKLWLYLTGTDYQEPIENAELAQLQPYWNASLESESDTVYRAEYLAYSIIYAAAKRQDGLDYETLKEALTIPEKLEKLVRDFATPRYKEGYEKGIHDHDAIAILKKLIPIGESADLLRYNPTARAIAALFWETKQNEQYPALWPERARTALNIQQLFHTDDALIDLQAEIEADIRLFLHDNPIECEHYIPIQASEYLSFALARTPIELVYSKYAKELVIALQSRLEEAHMWMDFNRSQQNLGTRYAQRWALIQNWLQGLCSLPDYADLTPYIPGAIAIIILDKVASARYSEADLYFTVTGLLGSHPTIENQALSLSLDDYFSRMRGQRKNFIPAFQQYLSLRQKIVSDERERLKLHEFKAKPLSSFVRNKLINDVYLPIIGDNMAKQIGALGEGKRTDLMGLLLMISPPGYGKTTLMEYAAARLGLIFMKINGPALGHNVLSLDPEQAPNATARQELEKLNLALEMGNNVMLYVDDIQHTHPEFLQKFISLCDGTRRIEGVWKGKTKTYDMRGKKFCVVMAGNPYTESGEVFRIPDMLANRADIYNLGEVLGGMDDAFALSYIENSLTSNAVLAPLALRDLNDLYILVDKAMGKSVSTNTLSYPYSDAEINEIVMVLKHLITLRNVILKVNQQYIASAAQSDKYRVEPAFRLQGSYRNMNKLSEKVSAVMNDEEIERLLDDHYLGEAQLLTTGAEENLLKLAELRGKLTEKDTLRWEQIKKDFMRNKALGGDNADIGDRVVSQLANLVESVQGLR, from the coding sequence ATGTCTGAAATTCTGGATACGAATCGCGAACAGGAAATACTCGATAGCGCCGTTGCACAAGGTGGTGCGTATGAAATCTTACGCAAACGCCTTACGGAGCAAGGTCAACAACTTCATCAAAAAGCCACTGAGCTAAATCAGCATCGCTTAGATGAATTTGGTCAAAGCCAAATGGATATTATTGGCCGTATTCGTATTCGTACTGAAAATAACTGCCAAGCCAGAGATATTGTTCGTGTCGGTGAGTGGTTACTGTTTGGTTATAACGTTTTCCTTGGATTAAAACGTGAAATACATCTTGAAGATGTTTTTTCTCTTTATCGTTTAATTGAAAATGAAGGTGAGTTTGATGTTGAAGCTGTACCTTATGAAAATACTTTTTTAAACGACAATCGCTTTATTCAAGATTTTACAGAGCTTTATACTTACTACAAAAATACGCAGCTATTACAGTTAGTTGAGCGTGATGGGAAATTACTTGCTAGCTTCCAAATTGGCGCGCGTATTACTGATGTGCGTGTTTTTCGTTGGGCGATTTCAAGTGATAAACAGCGTATTGAATATATTGATAATCGTGGCGAACGCGATATCGCCCTTCCTCCTGCTTATGATTTTGAATGGACAAAGACTCAGCGCGAAGACACGGTCAATGGTCGTTTTCCCCATATCAATATTCTTGATACCGTTTTTGTTGAAACAACCGGCGGTGATTTAACAGTTAAATGTGAAAATAATACCGAAGATGGTTTAGGGATTTATCGTGAGGCCGTATTAGACAAAAACCAATCTCTCGATGATGCCCAAATTGAATATGCTCAAACTGGCAGTTTAATTCTGTTAAAAATCTTACCGTATCGAGAAGAGAATTGGCGTTATTTGGTCTACAACATGTTGACGCAAACCGTACAACGCATCGATGCAATCGGGCAAGCTTGCGTCCAATTACCTGAAGATCATGGCATTATTTTCCCCGGTGGTTATTACCTACAAAATGGTGAATACAAAACCTTTGATCAACCAATGGAAGGGATGTATTTCCGTCGTCTACGCCGTTCGCCTAATGGTGAAGACGTGTTATATGTGTTCTACTCCCCTTCACAAGGTCGCCTTGCGCTTTTCAATTACAACATGATTGAGCGCAAACTTGCTGTACCTTTAGTCGGTCACGGCTATGCGATGTTAGAAGATGGAAAAATGGTACTGTTTGAAGGTGAAGGCGAAGAAGCAACGCGCGTTCATCCAATGCAAGTTTGGCAAACGCCTTTCTATTCTGAAGAATTTGCCGATAAACAACCTCCTCGTAATGGTTTCTATGGAAGAATTGGTAATGCTGATTTAGTTCGAGGCATTTCCGAAATTTTGCATGTCGCAAAAGAAATTGAAGGTGATCAAATTTCTATTGCTCGTTATGAGCAACTCAGTTCACAACCTAAAAATTTATTAGATCTCTATTATTGGTTTAACGATGAACACTGTTTAGGGATTGGAAAGCTACTTAAAGATATCGCTCAAACCAGCGAATTAGTGCTTGATGAATATGAAAAAGTAGAAAGTATTCGTCAACAATCTGCTAAATCCATGCTTGAAGCCGTTAATCGCCAAAAATCACTACTGACTTTAACACTGCCTGATAGTTGGACTGATATACAACAATTTGTTGATAGCTTAAATTCACTGAATGCCCATCGTGGACATCTTATTTCCTTGCGTGAATTCCGTTATATGGATTTAACCAAGCTTAGTGCGATGGAAACGGAAATTACAGAGGCTCAGCAACGCGTTTCTCAAGCTACGGCTCTTTTTCTGGCTAGTGATAAAGCGTTACAACCATTTAAAACTCAGCTTGTTACCTTTGAAAATCTTATTGAGAAAGCACAAAACAGCGCACAGCTAGATATTCCGATGAATGACATGGAAAAAATGTCTGCTGATTTAGATATGCTTTCTAACTTAATGGCATCTTTAACATTCCAAGACGTCACCCAACAAACACAGATTATTGATGCGATTTCACAGATCTACGCTCAACTAAACCAATCCCGCGCTCGACTACAACAAAAACGTAAATCACAAAGTAGTATCGAAAGTGTGGCACAATTTGGCGCTCAATTTCGCTTGTTTAGCCAAGGGATCACCAATGCATTATCTCTGGCAACCGATCCTGAACGTTGTGATGATCAGCTTTCTCGCTTATTGCTTCAATTAGAAGAGCTAGAGAGCCAATTTAGCCATCATGATGAATTTCTTGATGATATTCTTGCTAAACGTGAAGAGTTAGTTGAAACCTTTGAGTCGCATAAACAAGTACTGCTTGATGATCGCCAACGTCGATCACAAAGTCTGCTTACTGCTGCAAATCGCTTACTGGAAAATCTGCAACGCCGAACATCTCGCTTACAATCACAAGATGAGTTAAATGCCTTTTTTGCATCAGATCCATTATCATTAAAAACACGAGAGATCATTGAAAAGCTAAGAGAAATCAATGATAACGTCAAAGCTGATGATATTGATGCACGCCTAAAATCTTTTCGTGATCAGGCTATTCGTATTCTGCGAGATAAAACGGATATTTTTGAAGATGGCGGCAACGTCATTAAATTAGGACCTCGCCACCGTTTTAGTGTTAATACGCAAGAGCTTGATCTCACTATCTTGCCTAAAGAAGATAAGCTCTGGCTATACCTGACAGGAACAGATTACCAAGAGCCAATTGAAAATGCAGAGCTTGCTCAATTACAGCCTTATTGGAATGCCTCGCTTGAGTCTGAATCAGACACGGTTTATCGTGCAGAATACCTTGCTTATTCCATTATTTATGCGGCAGCAAAACGTCAAGATGGTCTGGATTACGAAACACTAAAAGAAGCACTCACCATTCCAGAAAAACTTGAAAAACTCGTACGTGACTTTGCAACGCCACGTTATAAAGAAGGCTATGAAAAAGGTATCCACGATCACGATGCGATCGCTATATTAAAAAAACTGATCCCAATCGGCGAAAGTGCCGACCTTCTTCGCTATAACCCGACTGCACGCGCAATAGCCGCGCTATTTTGGGAAACGAAACAAAATGAGCAATACCCTGCACTGTGGCCAGAACGAGCAAGAACAGCGCTTAATATTCAGCAATTATTCCATACAGATGATGCATTAATCGATCTACAAGCTGAAATCGAAGCGGATATACGCCTATTCCTTCATGATAATCCGATTGAGTGCGAACACTATATTCCGATACAAGCTTCAGAATATTTAAGCTTTGCGTTGGCGAGAACCCCTATTGAATTGGTTTATAGCAAATACGCTAAAGAGCTAGTAATTGCACTGCAAAGTCGATTAGAAGAAGCTCATATGTGGATGGACTTTAATCGTTCACAACAAAATTTAGGTACACGATACGCACAGCGTTGGGCGCTGATCCAAAATTGGCTACAAGGGCTGTGCTCTCTACCTGATTATGCCGATCTTACGCCTTATATACCGGGTGCTATCGCTATCATTATTTTAGATAAAGTCGCATCAGCACGTTATAGCGAAGCCGATTTGTACTTTACAGTAACGGGCTTGTTAGGCTCTCACCCTACTATTGAAAACCAAGCGTTATCACTCAGTTTAGATGACTATTTCAGTCGAATGCGAGGGCAAAGAAAGAACTTTATTCCTGCATTCCAACAGTACCTTAGCTTGCGACAAAAAATAGTCAGTGATGAACGTGAACGTTTAAAACTGCATGAATTTAAAGCCAAACCGTTAAGCTCTTTTGTCCGTAACAAACTGATTAATGATGTCTATTTACCCATTATTGGCGACAATATGGCAAAACAAATTGGTGCTTTAGGAGAAGGAAAACGCACTGATTTAATGGGATTATTATTAATGATCTCCCCTCCTGGCTACGGTAAAACCACCTTAATGGAATATGCAGCGGCACGTTTAGGTCTAATTTTTATGAAGATCAATGGTCCTGCGTTAGGGCATAACGTGCTATCACTCGATCCTGAACAAGCACCTAATGCAACAGCAAGACAAGAGCTTGAAAAACTCAATTTGGCATTAGAAATGGGAAATAACGTGATGCTGTATGTGGATGATATTCAGCATACCCATCCAGAATTCTTACAAAAATTTATTTCGCTCTGTGATGGAACAAGACGTATTGAAGGGGTATGGAAAGGAAAAACCAAAACCTATGATATGCGTGGTAAAAAATTCTGTGTCGTTATGGCGGGTAACCCTTATACCGAATCAGGCGAAGTATTCCGTATTCCTGATATGCTGGCTAACCGTGCTGATATTTATAACTTAGGTGAGGTATTAGGCGGCATGGATGACGCTTTTGCACTGAGCTATATCGAAAATAGCTTAACCTCGAATGCGGTATTAGCGCCACTGGCACTACGTGATCTCAACGATCTTTATATTTTAGTGGATAAGGCGATGGGGAAATCTGTCTCTACTAACACATTAAGTTACCCTTATTCTGATGCTGAAATTAATGAAATTGTAATGGTACTTAAGCACTTAATTACGCTACGCAATGTTATTTTAAAAGTAAATCAGCAATATATTGCCAGTGCTGCACAATCAGATAAATATCGCGTAGAGCCAGCATTTCGCTTACAAGGCAGTTACCGCAATATGAATAAGCTCAGTGAGAAAGTTTCTGCGGTAATGAATGATGAAGAAATTGAACGCTTATTAGACGATCACTATCTTGGTGAAGCACAACTACTCACAACGGGTGCCGAAGAGAACTTACTAAAACTCGCGGAATTACGTGGAAAATTAACAGAGAAAGACACACTCCGCTGGGAACAAATCAAGAAAGATTTTATGCGTAATAAAGCATTAGGTGGTGATAATGCCGATATTGGCGACCGTGTAGTATCACAATTAGCCAATCTTGTTGAAAGTGTGCAAGGTCTACGCTAA
- a CDS encoding helix-turn-helix domain-containing protein: protein MKSMFTTRELPDVDRFSVFRDTIKDRFLSSYECNEVELPPHSRFYANIVEQKVTNIRFIQLESNGHWASSRPLTHKLSLEEHFQIEIQRSGTSHLTQDGRTAFLRQGDFCIFDMARPVSWSFDNDYSLFKILIPREKLASRLGNTQNLTARAIRGNSITGSLVYSFVMRYIPFLDSMPAQHAQQLADILLNLITSAFSEYSIATPPQSLGRSTLFYFAQHYLEQHISDPDLSVNQCANACGISVRYLQMLFKEQNTSVLRWIYQKRLENYKAALVNPLLAEKNITQLAYECGFSDISNLSRKFKSEFFMTPSEYRKIHSLR from the coding sequence ATGAAAAGCATGTTTACGACTCGGGAACTCCCTGACGTAGATCGGTTTTCCGTATTCAGGGATACAATAAAAGACCGCTTTTTATCGTCTTATGAATGCAATGAAGTCGAATTGCCTCCTCATTCTCGATTTTATGCCAATATTGTCGAGCAGAAGGTGACAAATATTCGCTTTATTCAGCTAGAGTCTAACGGTCACTGGGCGAGTAGCCGTCCTTTAACGCATAAACTTAGCTTAGAAGAGCATTTTCAAATTGAGATACAGCGTTCAGGAACGAGCCATCTAACTCAAGATGGAAGAACTGCATTTCTACGGCAAGGGGACTTTTGTATTTTTGATATGGCAAGACCCGTATCATGGTCTTTTGATAACGATTACTCATTGTTTAAAATTTTGATCCCAAGAGAGAAACTGGCATCACGTTTAGGTAATACCCAAAATCTTACTGCAAGAGCAATACGAGGTAATAGTATTACAGGCTCTCTCGTTTATAGCTTTGTGATGCGTTATATCCCTTTCTTAGATTCTATGCCCGCCCAACATGCTCAGCAACTCGCTGATATTTTATTGAATTTAATCACGTCTGCTTTCAGTGAATACAGTATTGCAACTCCACCTCAAAGCTTAGGAAGATCAACACTGTTTTATTTTGCTCAGCACTATTTAGAGCAACATATTTCCGATCCGGATTTAAGTGTTAATCAATGTGCAAATGCTTGTGGGATCTCTGTGCGCTATTTACAGATGTTATTTAAAGAACAAAATACCTCAGTGCTTCGTTGGATCTACCAAAAACGCCTTGAGAATTATAAAGCAGCGTTAGTTAATCCTCTTTTGGCAGAAAAAAATATTACACAATTAGCGTATGAATGTGGATTTAGCGATATTTCTAATTTAAGTCGAAAATTTAAATCCGAATTTTTTATGACGCCTTCAGAATATCGAAAAATACATTCGTTGAGATAA
- a CDS encoding metallophosphoesterase, with amino-acid sequence MVISLLPNKLGRDFVVGDIHGCYDEFECLLSRVNFDSAKDRVISVGDLIDRGKDSLSCIKLLDNPWFYIVLGNHEQAILDWYQSHDQVTQETYKRKLLHNGSSWFLTLPIKQQRQIYNKLNSLPKVIFINNNNRLYCILHAEILPEINDINVFLKNIVLLEDKLTLKACLEGRRRARAKYYPFITGIDYLLCGHTPCFNFQSKNANTINLDFGAGSYRKGAALGMIDLASHSIVLQPIYNPY; translated from the coding sequence ATGGTTATATCATTATTACCCAACAAACTTGGTAGGGACTTTGTCGTAGGTGACATTCATGGTTGTTATGATGAATTTGAATGTTTACTAAGTAGAGTAAATTTTGATAGTGCTAAAGATAGAGTTATTTCTGTTGGAGACTTAATTGATAGAGGAAAAGATAGCTTATCTTGTATAAAATTATTAGATAACCCTTGGTTTTATATAGTGCTAGGTAATCATGAACAAGCCATACTCGATTGGTATCAATCTCACGACCAAGTCACACAAGAAACCTACAAAAGAAAATTATTGCACAATGGTAGTAGCTGGTTTTTAACCCTACCAATAAAACAACAACGACAGATATATAATAAATTAAATTCTCTTCCAAAGGTTATATTTATCAATAATAACAATAGATTATATTGTATCCTACATGCAGAAATTCTTCCTGAAATAAATGATATTAATGTTTTTTTAAAAAATATCGTTCTGTTAGAAGATAAATTAACATTAAAAGCGTGTTTGGAAGGGCGCAGACGAGCCAGAGCCAAGTATTATCCCTTCATAACGGGTATTGATTATCTTCTTTGTGGACACACTCCTTGTTTCAACTTTCAGTCAAAAAATGCTAACACAATTAATCTTGATTTTGGTGCTGGAAGTTATAGAAAAGGAGCTGCTTTAGGAATGATAGACTTAGCATCTCATTCAATAGTACTACAACCCATTTATAATCCTTACTAA
- a CDS encoding nucleotidyl transferase AbiEii/AbiGii toxin family protein produces the protein MNSIYTLRIPLAEETNQILIKIAHICSVLKLPFFIAGATSREVLLTHVHGRRAGRHTRDIDIAIFLQDWEQFNLLKEELTKQGALEVHNNIHRFIFDGIELDIIPFGDIASENQIAWPPDREIIMSVDGFNEAFHYSTIVQISVDINIRFCSLPGLLLLKLFAWRDRGNASSKDAIDIYKIVSEYQHIEDSRLYDNPRWGNDVDWHTERLGALLAGSDTATIASPDSLEKLSLLDKELFIDAIVRQLDPSSNQTDLAIQLINDFWNGLLGL, from the coding sequence ATGAACAGTATTTACACATTAAGAATACCTTTAGCTGAAGAAACAAATCAAATTTTAATAAAAATTGCTCATATTTGCTCAGTACTTAAACTGCCTTTTTTTATTGCTGGTGCAACATCACGAGAAGTACTTCTCACTCACGTTCATGGGCGAAGAGCGGGAAGACATACAAGAGATATTGATATTGCTATTTTTTTACAGGATTGGGAGCAATTTAATTTATTAAAAGAGGAATTAACTAAACAAGGTGCTTTAGAAGTTCATAACAATATACATCGATTTATCTTTGATGGTATTGAACTAGATATTATCCCATTTGGTGATATTGCATCTGAAAATCAAATAGCTTGGCCACCAGATAGAGAAATTATTATGTCTGTTGATGGGTTTAATGAGGCTTTCCACTATTCAACTATTGTTCAAATATCAGTAGATATAAATATTCGTTTCTGTTCATTACCAGGATTACTGTTACTAAAACTCTTCGCATGGCGAGATAGAGGAAACGCTTCATCAAAAGATGCTATTGATATTTATAAAATTGTTTCAGAGTATCAACATATTGAAGACTCTAGGCTTTATGATAATCCAAGATGGGGAAATGATGTTGATTGGCATACTGAGCGATTAGGTGCTCTTCTTGCTGGGAGTGATACTGCAACAATAGCTTCGCCAGATAGCTTAGAAAAATTATCTCTTTTAGATAAAGAATTGTTTATTGATGCCATTGTTAGACAATTAGATCCTTCTTCTAATCAAACTGATTTAGCCATCCAATTAATTAATGATTTTTGGAATGGGTTACTTGGTTTATAA
- a CDS encoding FAD-dependent oxidoreductase, giving the protein MSDDIFDAIIVGGGLAGGTAAYVLAQAGCDVLVVERGNFAGSKNMTGGRLYAHSLEKIIPNFAQEAPVERLVTREKISMLTETDGVTLDYQHTQKEEEAARSYTVLRSSFDQWLMEKAEDAGAQVITGVRVDEVLVKEGKVCGVKAGDDEIEAHVVILADGVNSLLAKQVGMTQKVNPHTVAVGVKELLEFTPQQMEDRFGCTNDEGLAWLFAGAPSGGYLGGGFLYTNKNTVSLGLVLGLHNVDKFEKTVPQLLEDFKQHPVVAPLIKDGKLLEYSAHMVPEGGMNMVSELVKDGVLVAGDAAGFCLNVGYTVRGMDLAIASGEAAAKAVLMAKEQNSYSQKELSCYQSLLNDSFVMKDMKLYKDLPSFLDNTRFFTDYPQMAANVMHDLFVINGPEKPVRKKILSQVKKVGVMNLIKDGFKGVRSL; this is encoded by the coding sequence ATGTCAGACGATATTTTTGACGCCATTATTGTGGGTGGTGGACTTGCTGGTGGTACTGCTGCCTATGTTTTGGCGCAAGCAGGATGTGATGTATTAGTGGTTGAGCGAGGTAATTTCGCTGGCAGTAAAAATATGACGGGAGGGCGTTTATACGCTCATAGTCTTGAAAAAATTATCCCCAATTTTGCTCAAGAAGCGCCAGTTGAACGCCTTGTGACGCGTGAAAAAATTTCCATGCTAACGGAAACCGATGGGGTCACGTTAGATTATCAACATACTCAAAAAGAAGAGGAAGCGGCTCGCTCTTATACTGTATTACGTTCTTCATTTGACCAATGGTTAATGGAAAAAGCAGAAGATGCTGGCGCACAAGTGATCACTGGTGTTCGTGTCGATGAAGTGTTGGTGAAAGAAGGCAAAGTGTGTGGTGTAAAAGCGGGTGATGATGAAATTGAAGCCCATGTAGTTATCCTCGCGGATGGTGTTAACTCGTTATTAGCAAAACAAGTAGGGATGACACAAAAAGTTAACCCTCACACCGTGGCAGTAGGGGTTAAAGAGTTATTGGAATTCACGCCACAACAAATGGAAGACCGATTTGGTTGTACTAATGATGAAGGCTTAGCTTGGCTTTTTGCTGGCGCACCATCAGGTGGATATTTAGGTGGTGGATTCTTATATACCAATAAAAATACCGTTTCTTTAGGGCTTGTTTTAGGGCTACATAATGTTGATAAGTTCGAAAAAACGGTTCCTCAATTATTAGAAGATTTTAAACAACACCCTGTTGTTGCACCGCTTATCAAAGACGGCAAATTATTAGAATATTCAGCGCATATGGTGCCAGAGGGTGGTATGAATATGGTGTCTGAATTAGTGAAAGATGGCGTATTAGTTGCGGGAGATGCTGCGGGATTTTGCTTAAATGTTGGCTATACCGTAAGAGGAATGGATTTAGCCATTGCTTCAGGTGAAGCGGCTGCAAAAGCGGTATTAATGGCGAAAGAGCAAAATAGCTATAGCCAAAAAGAATTAAGTTGCTACCAATCTTTATTAAATGACAGCTTTGTGATGAAAGATATGAAGTTATACAAAGATTTACCTTCTTTCCTCGATAATACAAGATTCTTTACGGATTACCCGCAAATGGCGGCTAACGTGATGCACGATTTATTTGTGATTAATGGCCCAGAAAAACCAGTGCGTAAGAAAATACTGTCTCAAGTTAAGAAAGTGGGTGTGATGAACTTAATTAAAGATGGGTTTAAGGGGGTACGTTCTTTATGA